In Tumebacillus amylolyticus, the genomic stretch GGTGTTTCTCGCCGGGCTTCAGACGATTCCGGAGGAGTTGTATGAAGCGGCGAAGATCGACGGTGCGAGCGTTTGGCGCCAATTCCGGCATATCACTCTGCCGCTCTTGCGCCCGATCATCGCGATTCAGTTGCTGTTTCAGATCATCGCCAACGTGTATTCCTACAACATCGTCGCGATGATGTTCGGCAATGGAGCGGGCTACCCCGGCGAGTGGGGAGATCTGTTGATGACAGCATTGGTGCGTCAGTCGTTCGGCTACTGGGCGTTTGGCTCCGGCTCGGCGGCTTCGTTCTTGTTGATGCTGGTCATGCTGATCGTCGTCAGCATTTGGTACCGCACGTTTCGAAAGGAGATGATGATGCAATGAGCACTCTCGTTCGCAAGCGTGCCACGCACAATGTGTTGAACGTGGTCACATGGCTGTTCGTGCTCGCCAACGCGTTTCCGATTCTCTGGATGGTGTGGACGTCTTTGCATTCGAACGATGAGATTCTAAGCGGGGTAAGCGGCATGGCGACCACGCACTTCCAGTGGCGGAACTACGTTCAGCTTTGGCAGACGATTCATTTTTCAGGGTACTTTTTGAACTCGCTGATCATCTGCGGGGTGACGACGATTCTGGCCACGACCTTCGCCGTCATGGCGGGGTATGCGTTGGCTCGGTATAAGTTTCCAGGCTCGGGGCTGTTCTCGATGAGTGTGGTCTCGACGCAGATGATTCCCGGTATTTTGTTTCTGATTCCGATCTACTTGCTGTTCTGGCAAGTGGACAAATCGATCGGGTTGCCGATGATCAACACCTACTGGGGCATGATCTTGATCTACACCGCGTTTTACACGCCGATGAGCATCTGGATTATGCGGAGTTTCTTCGTATCGGTGCCGCGCGACTTGGAGGAGTCGGCGCTGATCGACGGGTGTACGCGTTTCCAAGCGTTTCGCCGTGTGATCTTGCCGCTCTCCGCGCCGGGCATGATCGCCACCGCCGTTTATGTGTTTCTCACGGCGTGGGATGAGTTGATGTTTGCGTGGGTGATGACGACCACGTCGGACGTGCAGACGATTCCGGTGGGCATCCGCTTGTATGTCGGGCAGTATCAAAACCGCTTCGATCTGCTGATGGCAGCCGCTGCGGTTTCGACTCTCCCGGTGTTGGTGACGTTTTTCCTGACACAGAAGTATTTCA encodes the following:
- a CDS encoding carbohydrate ABC transporter permease, with amino-acid sequence MSTLVRKRATHNVLNVVTWLFVLANAFPILWMVWTSLHSNDEILSGVSGMATTHFQWRNYVQLWQTIHFSGYFLNSLIICGVTTILATTFAVMAGYALARYKFPGSGLFSMSVVSTQMIPGILFLIPIYLLFWQVDKSIGLPMINTYWGMILIYTAFYTPMSIWIMRSFFVSVPRDLEESALIDGCTRFQAFRRVILPLSAPGMIATAVYVFLTAWDELMFAWVMTTTSDVQTIPVGIRLYVGQYQNRFDLLMAAAAVSTLPVLVTFFLTQKYFIRGMTAGAVKG